One Chryseobacterium sp. StRB126 genomic region harbors:
- a CDS encoding DUF6122 family protein, with translation MALSEIALLKTCTHYFLHFVFPVFIALIFYPKNWKKVYLILLATMLVDLDHLFANPIFDPARESIGFHFLHSYYAIAVYFLMLFFRGNIRIIGIGLLFHMLTDYQDFNFWPH, from the coding sequence ATGGCTCTATCAGAAATTGCTTTGCTCAAAACCTGCACACATTATTTTTTGCATTTTGTGTTTCCTGTCTTTATTGCATTGATCTTTTATCCTAAAAACTGGAAGAAAGTGTATCTTATATTATTGGCGACAATGCTGGTAGATCTGGACCATCTTTTTGCCAACCCCATTTTTGACCCCGCAAGAGAAAGCATAGGTTTTCATTTTTTACATTCCTATTATGCCATTGCGGTGTATTTTTTGATGCTATTTTTTAGAGGAAATATCAGAATTATAGGGATTGGTCTTTTGTTTCATATGTTAACAGATTATCAGGACTTTAACTTCTGGCCTCATTAA
- a CDS encoding calcium:proton antiporter, protein MRLKELLHYTYIFPVLAVGYYFSGLMGNGVVYDIIAGILLIGSVLSAVHHAEMVAHKVGEPFGTIILALCITIIEVALIISLMVAGGDQAITLARDTVFAAVMLILNGILGICILVGGVKYHEQFFARTSATTYLVSIVSILVLTLVLPNFTSSVNGPFYNEAQLVFISIACLVIYGVFLMVQTVRHRSYFIVPDEHPEEHYIPTVTKTLISFSFLVVCLVIVVLMAKGLSDTIEGMVQSVGAPKSLVGVIIAAVVLLPEGVAAIRAARSNQIQSSLNLALGSALASIGLTIPAVSAVCIMYDIPLVLGLDKKDVILLSLSVFIVMLSLSRGKTNVLYGTVLLVNLAAYIFTVIVP, encoded by the coding sequence ATGAGACTTAAAGAACTTTTACACTACACCTATATTTTTCCTGTCCTTGCGGTAGGGTACTACTTTTCCGGACTGATGGGAAATGGCGTTGTTTATGATATTATTGCCGGAATTTTACTTATTGGAAGTGTCTTGTCGGCGGTTCACCATGCAGAAATGGTGGCTCATAAAGTAGGAGAGCCTTTCGGAACGATTATCCTTGCTCTTTGTATTACCATTATTGAAGTAGCGCTAATCATCTCACTGATGGTTGCCGGCGGAGATCAGGCGATCACGCTGGCTAGAGATACCGTTTTTGCCGCCGTAATGCTGATCCTGAACGGAATTTTAGGAATTTGTATTTTGGTGGGTGGTGTTAAATACCATGAACAGTTCTTTGCAAGAACCTCAGCAACTACTTATCTGGTAAGTATTGTTTCCATTCTAGTGCTTACCCTTGTGCTTCCTAATTTTACTTCAAGTGTTAACGGACCTTTTTATAACGAAGCACAACTTGTATTTATTTCTATTGCATGTCTTGTGATCTATGGGGTTTTTCTGATGGTACAGACTGTAAGACACAGAAGTTATTTCATTGTTCCTGATGAACATCCTGAAGAACATTATATCCCTACTGTAACAAAAACTTTAATAAGTTTTAGCTTTCTGGTTGTGTGCCTGGTCATTGTTGTTTTAATGGCAAAAGGACTCTCAGATACCATTGAAGGGATGGTGCAGAGTGTGGGAGCTCCGAAATCTTTGGTAGGAGTTATTATTGCAGCGGTTGTTCTTCTTCCAGAAGGAGTAGCGGCTATTAGAGCTGCTAGAAGCAATCAGATACAATCCAGCTTAAATCTGGCACTGGGATCTGCATTGGCAAGTATCGGATTAACAATTCCTGCTGTTTCTGCAGTTTGTATTATGTATGACATTCCGTTGGTGTTGGGATTGGATAAGAAAGATGTGATCCTTCTTTCCCTATCTGTTTTTATCGTAATGCTTTCATTAAGCCGCGGAAAAACAAATGTCCTATACGGAACTGTGTTATTGGTAAACCTGGCAGCGTATATCTTCACGGTGATTGTTCCTTAA
- a CDS encoding group III truncated hemoglobin, with amino-acid sequence MKKLESREDIEHLVNSFYAKVIKDETISFFFNDIAKVDWDKHLPKMYSFWESILFGQMTYKGNPMGVHFPINEIQAMEQKHFNRWLELWRTTIEENFVGENADMAIYKSENIAKLMAFKMELARRL; translated from the coding sequence ATGAAAAAGCTTGAATCAAGAGAAGATATTGAACACCTTGTCAATTCATTTTATGCCAAAGTAATAAAGGACGAAACCATTAGTTTCTTCTTCAATGATATTGCTAAAGTAGACTGGGATAAACATCTTCCCAAGATGTATTCTTTTTGGGAATCTATTCTTTTCGGACAAATGACTTACAAAGGAAATCCAATGGGTGTTCATTTTCCAATCAATGAAATACAGGCTATGGAACAAAAACATTTCAACAGATGGCTGGAACTATGGAGAACCACCATCGAAGAAAATTTTGTAGGTGAAAATGCGGACATGGCAATCTACAAATCAGAAAATATAGCCAAACTAATGGCTTTTAAAATGGAATTGGCGAGAAGACTTTAA